The proteins below are encoded in one region of Phaseolus vulgaris cultivar G19833 chromosome 1, P. vulgaris v2.0, whole genome shotgun sequence:
- the LOC137813580 gene encoding sulfite exporter TauE/SafE family protein 3-like — protein MRWKWVVAIIQFASVMVFVWGDRGIRMVENTQKYEEDSFFNKAMNFLWQSGESGYQHVWPEIEFGWRIILGTIIGFFGAAFGSVGGVGGGGIFVPMLTLVIGFDSKSSTAMSKCMIMGAALSTVYYNLNLRHPTLDLPIIDYDLALLIQPMLMLGISIGVVFNVVVADWMVTMLLLVLFLGTSAKAFFKGLETWKKETIEKEENARKQESNGDGSEVEYRAIPSEPGNGIEKESRKEEEVNMLQNVCWKEFGLLVFVWVAFLAIQIAMNQTTKCSTIYWVLNILQIPVSVGVCGYEAVSLYKGRRTISSVGDSGKSFSIPQLALYSTFGISAGIVGGLLGIGGGFVMGPLFLELGVPPQVASATATFAMLFSSSMSVVEYYLLKRFPVPYALYFIVAAAISAIVGQHIVRKLIQLLGRASLIIFVLAFTIFVSAVSLGGVGIAAMVKKIENHEYMGFDDLCKYNS, from the exons atGAGGTGGAAGTGGGTGGTGGCGATCATACAGTTTGCATCGGTTATGGTGTTTGTTTGGGGAGATAGAGGAATTAGGATGGTGGAAAATACGCAGAAATATGAAGAAGATAGTTTCTTTAACAAAGCTATGAACTTCTTATGGCAATCGGGTGAATCAGGTTATCAACACGTTTGGCCA GAGATAGAATTTGGGTGGAGAATTATTTTAGGTACTATAATAGGATTTTTTGGAGCAGCATTTGGAAGTGTTGGAGGTGTTGGTGGTGGTGGCATATTTGTTCCTATGCTCACCCTTGTTATTGGCTTTGATTCAAAATCCTCCACAGCTATGTCCAAAT GTATGATAATGGGTGCAGCTTTGTCAACTGTTTACTATAATCTTAATTTAAGGCACCCCACATTGGATTTGCCCATCATCGACTATGATTTGGCACTGCTCATTCAACCAATGCTTATGCTTGGCATTAGCATAGGAGTGGTTTTCAACGTCGTAGTTGCTGATTGGATGGTTACTATGCTGCTTCTTGTTCTCTTTTTAG GTACATCCGCAAAGGCATTCTTTAAGGGTCTTGAAACATGGAAAAAGGAAACCATAGAGAAAGAG GAAAATGCTAGGAAACAAGAGTCAAATG GTGATGGGAGTGAAGTAGAATACAGAGCAATTCCTAGTGAACCAGGCAATGGCATTGAAAAAGAAAGCagaaaggaagaagaagtgAATATGCTTCAAAATGTGTGCTGGAAGGAGTTTGGACTTCTAGTTTTTGTTTGGGTCGCATTCCTTGCAATACAGATTGCCATG AACCAAACAACCAAATGCTCAACAATATATTGGGTATTGAACATCTTGCAG ATTCCAGTTTCAGTTGGGGTATGTGGATATGAAGCAGTTTCGTTGTATAAAGGAAGGAGAACAATTTCTTCAGTGGGAGATTCGGGGAAAAGTTTTAGTATTCCGCAGCTAGCTCTATACTCTACCTTCGGAATATCGGCTGGCATAGTTGGTGGCTTGCTCGGAATAGGTGGAGGATTCGTTATGGGGCCTCTCTTTTTGGAGCTCGGAGTACCACCTCAG GTTGCAAGTGCCACAGCCACCTTTGCGATGttgttttcctcatccatgTCTGTTGTAGAATACTACCTGCTGAAACGTTTTCCAGTTCCTTATG CTCTATACTTCATTGTAGCAGCTGCTATTTCAGCAATTGTAGGACAACATATTGTCAGAAAGTTGATCCAACTACTTGGGAGAGCTTCTCTTATCATCTTTGTTCTAGCCTTCACAATATTTGTTAGTGCTGTTTCACTAG GTGGAGTTGGCATTGCAGCAATGgtaaaaaagattgaaaatcaCGAGTATATGGGATTTGATGATCTCTGCAAGTATAATTCATAG